The genomic stretch AATAATTGTTTTCttactcttttcaaaaaaataaaaataaaaattgttctCTTACTACTTTTGCTCGGATCAGGATTTTCCAGAATAGGGAGTAGACTTCGTCAAATTCTCAAacattgtttaaaaattgaatgaTTTAGATTTTACCATATTTACTTTTAACAACTCAGTATTTACCctaaaaatatttaagaattCTAGAATTGCTTCAGGAGATTTTGACCCCTTATGCATTCATAAAATAGCGTCTTCATATCCTATCAAAAGGTTTTACTCCCcaccttaaaagaaaaaaaaaaaaaagtttccacTGACGGTCTATAGAAATCTATATAAGAAATTGTCCCCAATGGGCTAACTAAATCGGCTGAAAACCACGCCTTATGAACCGGAGGTtgctagttcgaatcccctcttCCCcttttgtgtgaacatgtcaaaaaaaataaaaataaaaacctataCTAGAAGTTCCtgggatcctctccatttcttttgaaatggagagaatccggCCCTTTGCTTTTGAAGAGgcaaattgttaaaaataaaaataaaaattaaataacagtTTTGCCTCTCTCTTCAGTTTGAtacataattatttaaaaattataggaaagaaaaattatatataaaccgTGGGTggggttttctttcatttctcaaTCTATAAAATGTCCATACTAGTTGATTTAGAGCTTATTTGGGATTATATTGAAAAAGAACGAGATTTTACCTATTGAAaaagccataaaaaaaaaaaaaaactttttagaaaaaagccTTATTTTCAAGCTTAtctcaaaagtgcattttgggttttttctttagaccaaaaaactcaaaagcacttttaaagCTTTTTTAGCAAACAAACCCAATCTTGCTTGGCGTaactttttatgtactaaaaagCATTTTCTAAACTCActaacgcaatttcaaacactctttctttctttttttaaatttcatctATAAAATAGGTacgtttcattttcattttttgtggaataaaataattcttcacttttatatacagattttatattcatttttgtATGCATGCACAAGAAGAGGTATAGTGCCCtattaataaaaacatatgGGCAAAAGAATGCATGCATTTTTATCATtcaaagaaagaatgaaaaattttcCACGGCCAAGGGAATGTAAATTCTCACATCTCTAAACTGAAATCCACATTTCCAACAAAAGGTAGTTTAAAAGAAATTCACATTCTCTAAAGTATGTAGATTCCTTCCACTTCGATGCAACCAAACGAGGTAACCCACCATCCTCACTAAGCAAATAAGCAAACTCAACACTGATCAATTGGTATGCTTCGTCATTTGCGTCGATGGCATTGGAACACTTAGAAATTTCCAACTATCATACATAGTTGGAAGTTCTGTAATGCTGACGACGCCAACAAAAGTTACAAAACCAAACAACTACAAGCAGCTAGCTTTATAATTATTCAAAAACATGTATTCACATTGAGAAATctttaagtttcaaattttttttccaaccaaAAAAGAAGTTATAGTTTTCCCTTTCTCGTGCTTAAAGATGTTAAAATGCTATGAGCTTTCATTACCAAGACATACCTTATGGCCAATGGACTTGATCTGCTTCATAAGAACAGATACTCGGGTATGATTCTGGCCAACCTGGCCGTACAATAGTCTACAACCACCAAAGGCATTCAAGTAAAAGCTACACTGCAAACTGGGAAATAGATAATACAGATACCATAAGCAGCTTCAAGTTATAGGAATAAATACATGCAACTACAATCCCATCAACACCAAACAAAGTACAAATTCAACCAGCATTGTTGATGCACTGTGCTGGAAAACTACAGGAAAGCGGCTGGAATTATCAGCTGCCTGACTGAAGGAAAATTCAGAACCAGAAGAATTACCAAATAAGCAAGAAGATACATATTACTATATCAGATCAGCTCATATTAATATATGCCTGTTATGTTCCAACAACAAATGGAGTTCAACTCATAATATGTCAGAAAAATAGAACATCATAGAGCATGATTACAGGATGAGGTTAATTAAATAACCAGAGTAAACAGAGAACCACCACATGGTAATAGGCATCCACCAGAAAGTAAGTTGTTCCCATGCATGTGCAAGACCAAAGCACACACTGcaaatcaatttcaaatttcaaaatccggTTTCAAGTAACAGAAAAGAATCATTTCCAGTCACAAGTAAAAGAACAAATACAATATATCCATACATGAAAAAATCTAAAGGGCCAAATTATCGGAAACTTTCATGTATCCAAGCAAAATGTTATTATTCCCCCACATTTTTTATAgtaagagggaaaaaaaaaaagtatatcaaCCTATAAGAAAAGAAAGGCTATTGAATGCAGAAGATAAAAAATCCTCTAGTCTGCCAACTTGATCAAGCGGTGAATGGTACTTCTAGCAATCCTATTACTAGGATCAATCTTCAGAACAGTCCTAAGGTCTTCCGCCCCAAGTCTGTACTTCTCCATGCTTTCATACAGGAGCGCACGCTGTACAAGGACAGAAACATTTGCTTCATCATTTTCTAGCACCTGCACAACACAAAGCAGATTAAGTTTATTCTTCAGGAGAATAAGGCGATCAAGAATATAGTGTGGTTTAATCAACTGAAAGAAACCAAGATCCGACTCCCTTGATGGGCATAAAAGCAATGTGGCATTCAGTTGTTTGCATGTAGTTGAACCACACGCCAACATACACCATTTGTTTGATTACCTTTTGAAAATCGGCCATCTACCATTAGTCACATCTAAAGAAAACACCTTGGATCAGGCAAAAGCAAATCTTGATGCTGCCACACATCAGTCCATAGCAGCATCCAGGTTTTGATCAAACGGCAGTGTATTACATATATGAAAAGTCCTGTGTTTATTTGACTAATGCCCTTCATTCAAAGCTACCTCTTCTTTTCTGTCAGTGGTTTAAAATGTTATGACATACTAGCTAGCTTATTCATTGGTTCCTATTTTGAAGCTCTACTACTGTTAGGCCAACAACACAAAAATGCCGGTCCTATGATTCAATAACTCACGTAAAGTCGCAGATTGTCATCTAAGCAAGCAGGAATATATCAAatgcaataataaaaatacaacaCTTAGATTaccaatcaaaaaaagaagaaactacTGTAATACCTTTGTACAGTCTGCCACAGCCTTCTTATACTGCCCAACCTCTTTGTAACATGACGCCCTGCTCGACAAAACCTCCACACTGGTGGCATCATCACCCGCTTTCTCAAGAAGAACTACAGCCCACGAAAGCCACTTAATGGCATCGGCATATTGACCCTGCTTGTAAGTATCCATCCCCTTGTTTTTCGCCATGGAAGCTGACACCCCAGCAGGAGGGGGTGGAAGCCCTTCAAGCTCAGTCGTGGAACCACCCACATCGTGGTCTCCGATCCCCCCACCACCAAACTCCGATTCGAACCCCCAATCATCAACCTCCGACGTCTGCTGTCCTCCAACAGCACCTCCGGCCGAAGCTGAGGACGACGAGAATAACATGTCCAGCGGATCACCGCCAGAGCTCTGAACCACAGTCTCATTCTTAGAACCAAAATCCACACCGGGCATCCCAAAATCGCTCACTTTCGAATTGAAACCTGAATTCACTCCCATAAAATCGTCATTACTTGAGCTAAAACCACTCGAGGGGAATGCAGTTGAGCTGGATTTTGATGCATTCTGGAAAACCCCAAAACCATCATCATTAGCATTAATCTTACTACTTTTACTAGCCGAATTAAGACCACCACCCGATTGTTTCGATCCAAAATCAACCAAAGAAACAAATGGGTCTTTGCTAGAGCTTATCCCAGccccacctccacctccactaCCGACACTTCGCATAGATGGACCTCCAAGATTCGGACccttattactattattattgtTACCATAACTGCTATTAATACTAGCATTAACCCCACTATTAGCATTAGCATAAGTCCCAAAACTCTCGGAAGATCCCCAATTTCCACCACTTTTAACCGAATTACCGGTTTTCGGCAACGAATCGGCGATATTTCCCATCGAAAACGAGCTCTTCTGGTTCGACGCCGATGATACCGGCGTGGGCGTGGCGTTCTTCAAAGGGACATTGGAATTGCTCTTACCCTGACCGCCCAAGGCCGAGCTGACCAAATCGCCGAACAAATTCGGGTTCTTGTCGACGATTCCGATACCGGTGGTTGAACCGGACGAAGCCCAGCTCTTGCCGAGTATGTCGCCAACCATCGAGGCAGCGGGCCCAGAGGACAAGACCCCCGGTCGGGCCGCCGGCTGGGTCGGCGCCGGCTGGTGGGTCCAGGAGGGCTTGTTAGGCTGCCACGCGGGCTTGGGTTGGGTGGAGGAATAGGAGTACGAGGCgtaggaagaggaggaggaggaggtccGGTTTTTCTGGTCATTGAGCGATTTAGGTCGGGAGGATCCGAGACCCAGATCGAAGTCGAAGCTGGATTTGGACTTACCGTAATTGGAATTCATGGTTTTCGATTTTACCACTATTCAGATCGGAGTATAACGCAAATATATTTTAGTTTGCGCTCAGATCTGGCGCTATCGAGAAGCGTACCTGAGAGATCGGAAAAGGCAGAGCTTTGTAGATCACCGGGAGAGACACAGAAACAGAGGGTAATGGTTGGTGATGCCTGAAATGACGCGTTAAGGGCACGAAGACGCCTTCCAGGGATTGACGAGGTTCAGGCCAGGTCTAGCTCTTTGGGATCCCCAACGGATGTGGATGTCTATTTCTGGTAGGATGTAATAAGTGAATAAAAATGGgaatgataatttatttttataagggttaaatacctaatacccggaggtttacaaactttatttttatcctcatgtgatttcatttttataacaGGAGGTCCTTGTAATTTTGATAAATGATTAAGTTAGTCAATTTGTTAGTTGACAGTTAGAAATTTTACGTGGACTAATCAGATGCTGATACGTGACacccacttaatttttttaaatttaaaaaaaaatgaaaaaaaattgggagtggctcttggccatttgggggtggccaggccacccccatctggctggatgggagtggccgaaaccactcctAGTGGGTGCTGGGGTGGCcagagcctagggggtggccgaaaccacccccaatggtggttggggtggtttcggccacccccttggctccaagggggtggctctgttggtgcccaagggggtggccgagccacccctagcacccactgggggtggtttcggccacccctttgggcACCAaggaccacccccaaatggctaaaagccaccccaattttttttttttttttttgtttaaatacatttttttaaaaaaattaagtaagtgccacgtgtcaacatctgattggttcacgtgaAATTCTTAACGATCAACTAACGGAAGGattaacttggtcatttatcaaaaccacaaagacctcctgtgataaaaatgaaaccacatgagggtaaaaataaagtttataaACCCCAAAggagtattaggtatttaacccttgttataattttgttatgtttttttggttatattactttttcttttatttattgctatttttatttttttcaattgtaatttaCTTGATTTTTATCTTCCAATGTTGGTAATTTTTATAAGTTGAGAAATGttaatatatcatatttttatttcacgattaataaaaattgatttaaggATTGATTGAAACTATCAAATCAACATtgttataagataaaaatataatttttaacattactctggTAAGTTATCAACTTTCGTAAAAATGCTCTAATTTTAAAAGGGTtgaaataagaagaaattagaGACTCCGACGATTTGGCTTTGAACATTGCTTATTTAAGCCGAAAGGCCAATCTCCACAAGGGCACAAAGTGGACAAAATTCTCacctaaataaaattatgatgaGAAACACTTTGTTTAATAGTTCTCCCAATTCTTTTAAGCCTACTAAAAAAGATGTATGCTTAAGAAGCACATTACAAATTTATAACTTACTCTAATCCAGCTTGAAAGAAACTTTGTCCCTACAAAGATGTCTTGCCTTCTGCTTTTATACCAGCGACTTCAATTGCTAGAGATCATTAAGCTAGACACATGTTGCTCGAGTTTACATCTCCACCTTCATCTGTAGTGTAgactcttttttgttttttagaacaAACAATGCACAGTACTTAATCATCATTACATTGATTCTCATATATGTGCCTCAAAATCCAAAAGACCTATCCCCTACTTccagaaaaataagaaagtagAGAAGAAACCCAAAGAGATTATATATACCTTTCCCAGATTCTGCCTGTGAAGGAGAGCAGCTCCACTTCACAAAGCCTCATCTCAGCTATTTAGGGTCTGCTATCTTGTTTTGGCATTTCTCGTTAAATCATAGCCCTCAATGAGTCAATGTCTTCTCACTACCTGGTTCTCTACTTTGATCTGTGTATATAGTTGTCTCCCCAAAAGGAAAGAAGGTCCAGCTCTCACATATACCACAGTTGCAGGGAGATAGAGGCATCCCCTTCATACCTTCCGATCACATTCAGAAAAAAAGCTTATCATCTCACTTGACCCTGCTATGACTAGTATATTGAGAAAAATCAAGTGCTTATTTCATGATCAAATCCTAGACCTCAAGTCACAAGCCCATAAAGAACATAAAGATGACCAATAGCAATAGTTTCACCATTCTTATCAGTCACTCCTGACagaacataaaaattaaaaataaaaaaaataatgataataataattagattaTTGTCTCGTTTGGTAACAGCtttgaaaatacttttctatttttaagaccaaaaacacacttttctcaaaaccattaataaacaattcaaaacacaagaCACTTTTCAAATGTATACCCTGCCAAAAACACTTCTTACTTTTTTATCACCTCTAAAACACTTCTTTGAAACAAAACcagaaaatacttttcaaatgttTCTATGTTTCTAAAGCCAGGAttgcttaaagaaaaaaatgaggcCAACCCCATATACCAAATTTGAACTCTATTAGCAGAAGTAGCAATAAAGGACAAACAATATATTCACATTTACAGTCTTCATAAAGATGTTGGATAAAATGCATAAGCTTGTAATGGAACATACGCAACCCAGTCATTATAACTCAAATAAGAAATGTGACAGCAAACCTTGATTCAATATTCTAAGTTCAATACATTTTGAATTCTCAGGAATTGTTCCTAACAAATTCTCCTTGGTTCACCGAGTGGTCTCTCCTTCCACCCGAAGCCGAATTCTGGCGATCCATTGATGTTGGCTGCTGTGCAGGCGCTCCCTGATCATGGGCCATGTTCTGTCTTTGCATTCCCTCTCTTCTCTGAACCTGCATCGTTTCCCGGCGCCTATCATACCGTGGCCGAGGCCTGTTCCTACTTGTTTGAGGTCTCATATCAGTATATTGCGGCCTACGGATGACTTTCCCATCAACAAACAAATCCCCTAAAATCAACCCAAGAAAAGAATAAGTAGAAGACAAGAAAATCATGGATTACAAAACAATTGTAATttctaattaaattaaagttttaaacaGTACTCACCTCCATAATCTTTGTTGGGCACATCATGATATGAATCCGGCAACACCCAAAGAACATCAGCTAACCCTATTCAACCGGAAGAACCCAATCACAAATCCAGCCAATTCAATTAAACACCCACAAAATGAAACCAGAAGAAAGCCTTAAACAACCCCTACAaccttaattccaaaacctcATAACACCCACTACAATTGATCATGCCGATCCTATAGAGAAAACACAACATTTGAAACGAACAATATATCAAAATGAaacaaagacaaacataaacaaaGGAATATAAAACAGCCCGTATACACTTTGTCAATATGTAGATCCCATCAAACATGCATGCTtcagaattaaaataaaaaaaataaaaaaaacaccttaaagcctaaaattttaagctcccatatatcaaaaaattaaaaacaaacaaatgatTCATAAAACCAtccctttcaattttttatttttttttaaatttatttatttatttattttttttaag from Corylus avellana chromosome ca1, CavTom2PMs-1.0 encodes the following:
- the LOC132167892 gene encoding stress protein DDR48: MNSNYGKSKSSFDFDLGLGSSRPKSLNDQKNRTSSSSSSYASYSYSSTQPKPAWQPNKPSWTHQPAPTQPAARPGVLSSGPAASMVGDILGKSWASSGSTTGIGIVDKNPNLFGDLVSSALGGQGKSNSNVPLKNATPTPVSSASNQKSSFSMGNIADSLPKTGNSVKSGGNWGSSESFGTYANANSGVNASINSSYGNNNNSNKGPNLGGPSMRSVGSGGGGGAGISSSKDPFVSLVDFGSKQSGGGLNSASKSSKINANDDGFGVFQNASKSSSTAFPSSGFSSSNDDFMGVNSGFNSKVSDFGMPGVDFGSKNETVVQSSGGDPLDMLFSSSSASAGGAVGGQQTSEVDDWGFESEFGGGGIGDHDVGGSTTELEGLPPPPAGVSASMAKNKGMDTYKQGQYADAIKWLSWAVVLLEKAGDDATSVEVLSSRASCYKEVGQYKKAVADCTKVLENDEANVSVLVQRALLYESMEKYRLGAEDLRTVLKIDPSNRIARSTIHRLIKLAD